A DNA window from Hordeum vulgare subsp. vulgare chromosome 1H, MorexV3_pseudomolecules_assembly, whole genome shotgun sequence contains the following coding sequences:
- the LOC123430212 gene encoding uncharacterized protein LOC123430212, which translates to MGSFKGHVLPGTLFLAVGAWHVWAAVARFAMDPTGFRLRMWNPVGVGGGALRHLELYVVAGGTFLDMCVEVLYSTHLRIFTPGGGVNPAHLNDLEHGGMLLMFFLFGALALLSQNTRRAQWRCASSQRSRRTSRT; encoded by the exons ATGGGGTCGTTCAAGGGGCACGTGCTGCCGGGGACGTTGTTCCTGGCGGTGGGCGCCTGGCACGTGTGGGCAGCGGTGGCGCGCTTTGCCATGGACCCGACCGGGTTCCGCCTCCGCATGTGGAACCCCGTGGGCGTGGGCGGCGGGGCGCTGCGGCACCTAGAGCTCTACGTCGTCGCCGGGGGCACCTTCCTGGACATGTGCGTGGAGGTGCTCTACTCCACCCACCTCCGCATATTCACACCCGGCGGCGGGGTCAACCCGGCCCACCTCAACGACCTGGAGCACGGCGGCATGctgctcatgttcttcctcttcGGCGCCCTCGCCCTCCTCTCCCAAAACACCAG GAGGGCCCAGTGGAGGTGCGCCAGCTCCCAAAGATCAAGGAGAACGTCAAGGACGTGA